Proteins from a genomic interval of Kitasatospora kifunensis:
- a CDS encoding type I polyketide synthase: MVDPANVDRLRDYLKRATTELERTRRRVRELEELNREPIAIIGMACRYPGGIRSPEDLWRIVSEGTDVVSGFPVDRGWDVENLYDPEVGKPGKSYVRHGGFLHDAAECDPAFFGISPKDAPGTDPQQRMLLETSWEAFERAGIDPQSMKGTQTGVFVGLMHHDYVGGTISGSIVSGRIAYTLGLEGPAVTMDTACSASLVALHQASQSLRRGECEFALVGGAAVMASPEMFVEFSERRALSADGRCKSFSEDADGAAWSEGAGVLLVERLSDARRKGHRVLAVIRGSAINQDGASNGMTAPSGPAQIRVIQSALADAQLSPNQIDVVEAHGTGTKLGDPIEAQAVLAAYGQNRPEGRPMWLGSIKSNMGHPQAAAGVAGVIKMVMAMRHGVLPKSLHSERRTSAVDWSAGDVELLTEARPWQTYGQPRRAAVSGFGISGTNAHTILEEAPIEEVSAQDSAQQAPRADLPAVPWVLSAKTADAIKDQANRLIAAAQDLDVLDVGFSLATTRAQLTHRAAVVGRDRAELLEGLRALAEGRELPQVAAGPGKLAVVFSGQGSQRPGMGRELHQNFPEFARAFDEICAEFDQHLERPLREVVLDTESELLNQTVFTQSGIFAFEVALYRLLESWGIRPDLLGGHSIGEVVAAHVAGVLSLSDAVTLVAARGRLMQALPTGGAMVAIRATEAEVAPLLTEGADLAAVNGERAVVVSGDEEAVLAVAARFEKTTRLKVSHAFHSHRMDDMLESFRAVLDKLEFNQPQLPVVSNLTGSLADELTSPDYWVRHVREAVRFHDGVRTLAAEGVTRLLEVGPDSVLTGMSQDIVAEVVATQRRDQGEAKTLLTALGRLHVSGLSPDWSALFTGARVVDLPTYPFRRDRHWENAPAITAAAAPARGGDEGGEFWDLVREQDVAAVAATLGVDDQAPVAALIPALASWYDQRQANSTVDGWRYRIGWRMLPGSEDRAAAFRWLAVVSEPLAQDPWVEAALSALRERGHQVELLAVPAAAQQRTALAELLDGHGAVDGVLSLLALDTEAAVTAALIQALGDAGIEARLWAVTRDAMAHESSARPSGFGQAEVWGLGRVAALEHPERWGGLLDLPAELGPLTLARLATALTAYGDEDQLVLRESGLFARRLEHAPVRPGTPWQPTGTVLVTGATGAVGARVANWLAEQGAEHLLLTSRRGEAAPGAAELQQELAATGTKVTFAACDAADRESLAALLATVPAEQPLTAVIHLAGVLDDGVLDALTPERFATVLRPKAQAALNLHELTADLDLSAFILFSSLTATVGGAGQANYAAANAFLDALAEYRRGQGLAASSIAWGLWGGGGMADHGAVRDAGRSLGISAMNPDQALTALRRALESGEATLTVADVDWTRFAPAFGAARPSPLLADLPEVQGLAASGGADNAVPDGFAQKLAGLTGGERKRALVDLVCTQAATVLGYGAVGGIEPSTAFRDLGFDSLTSVDLRNRLSTAAGVSLPATLIFDYATPAALAEHLGTELGEGDGGSSADSLLAELDRLEAAFGALKVEEIEQGRFTARLQTMLNGLTETLSAAGGESVAGRLENASADDIFAFIDNELGTA; encoded by the coding sequence ATGGTAGACCCGGCCAACGTCGACAGGCTCCGCGACTACCTGAAGCGGGCCACCACCGAGCTGGAGCGCACCCGTCGCCGGGTGCGCGAGCTGGAGGAGCTCAACCGCGAGCCGATCGCGATCATCGGGATGGCCTGCCGCTACCCCGGCGGCATCCGCTCGCCCGAGGACCTCTGGCGGATCGTCAGCGAAGGCACCGACGTGGTCTCCGGCTTCCCGGTGGACCGCGGGTGGGACGTGGAGAACCTCTACGACCCCGAGGTCGGCAAGCCCGGCAAGAGCTACGTGCGCCACGGCGGCTTCCTGCACGACGCCGCCGAGTGCGACCCCGCGTTCTTCGGCATCAGCCCCAAGGACGCGCCCGGCACCGACCCGCAGCAGCGGATGCTCCTGGAGACCTCCTGGGAGGCCTTCGAGCGGGCCGGGATCGACCCGCAGTCGATGAAGGGCACCCAGACCGGCGTCTTCGTCGGCCTGATGCACCACGACTACGTGGGCGGCACCATCTCCGGCAGCATCGTCTCGGGCCGGATCGCCTACACCCTGGGCCTGGAGGGCCCCGCCGTCACCATGGACACCGCCTGCTCCGCCTCGCTGGTGGCTCTGCACCAGGCGTCCCAGTCGCTGCGCCGCGGCGAGTGCGAGTTCGCCCTGGTCGGCGGCGCCGCCGTGATGGCCAGCCCCGAGATGTTCGTCGAGTTCAGCGAGCGGCGGGCGCTGTCGGCCGACGGGCGCTGCAAGTCCTTCTCCGAGGACGCGGACGGCGCCGCCTGGTCCGAGGGCGCGGGTGTGCTGCTGGTGGAGCGCCTGTCGGACGCCCGGCGCAAGGGGCACCGGGTGCTCGCGGTGATCCGCGGCAGCGCGATCAACCAGGACGGCGCCTCCAACGGCATGACCGCGCCCAGTGGTCCCGCGCAGATCCGGGTGATCCAGTCGGCGCTGGCCGACGCCCAGTTGTCGCCGAACCAGATCGACGTGGTGGAGGCGCACGGCACCGGCACCAAGCTCGGCGACCCGATCGAGGCCCAGGCGGTCCTTGCCGCCTACGGGCAGAACCGGCCCGAGGGCCGGCCGATGTGGCTGGGCTCGATCAAGTCCAACATGGGCCACCCGCAGGCCGCCGCGGGCGTGGCGGGCGTGATCAAGATGGTCATGGCGATGCGCCACGGCGTGCTGCCCAAGTCGCTGCACTCCGAGCGCCGCACCTCCGCGGTGGACTGGTCGGCGGGCGACGTCGAGCTGCTGACCGAGGCCCGGCCGTGGCAGACCTACGGCCAGCCGCGCCGCGCCGCCGTCTCGGGCTTCGGGATCAGCGGCACCAACGCGCACACCATCCTCGAAGAGGCCCCCATTGAGGAGGTGTCGGCCCAGGATTCGGCACAGCAGGCGCCGCGCGCCGACCTGCCGGCCGTGCCCTGGGTGCTCTCCGCCAAGACCGCGGACGCGATCAAGGACCAGGCGAACCGGCTGATCGCCGCGGCCCAGGACCTCGACGTGCTCGACGTCGGCTTCTCGCTGGCCACCACCCGCGCCCAGCTCACCCACCGCGCCGCGGTGGTCGGCCGCGACCGCGCCGAACTGCTGGAGGGGCTGCGCGCGCTGGCCGAGGGCCGGGAGCTGCCGCAGGTCGCCGCCGGCCCCGGCAAGCTCGCCGTGGTCTTCTCCGGGCAGGGCTCCCAGCGCCCCGGCATGGGCCGCGAACTGCACCAGAACTTCCCCGAGTTCGCGCGTGCCTTCGACGAGATCTGCGCCGAGTTCGACCAGCACCTGGAGCGGCCGCTGCGTGAGGTGGTGCTGGACACCGAGTCCGAGCTGCTGAACCAGACCGTCTTCACCCAGTCCGGCATCTTCGCCTTCGAGGTCGCGCTCTACCGCCTGCTGGAGTCCTGGGGCATCCGCCCCGACCTGCTCGGCGGGCACTCGATCGGCGAGGTGGTCGCCGCCCACGTCGCCGGTGTGCTCTCGCTGAGCGACGCCGTCACCCTGGTCGCCGCGCGCGGCCGGCTGATGCAGGCGCTGCCCACCGGCGGCGCGATGGTCGCGATCCGGGCCACCGAGGCCGAGGTCGCCCCGCTGCTCACCGAGGGCGCCGACCTCGCCGCGGTCAACGGCGAGCGCGCGGTGGTCGTCTCGGGCGACGAGGAGGCGGTGCTCGCGGTCGCCGCCCGGTTCGAGAAGACCACCAGGCTGAAGGTCTCGCACGCGTTCCACTCGCACCGGATGGACGACATGCTGGAGTCCTTCCGCGCCGTGCTGGACAAGCTGGAGTTCAACCAGCCGCAGCTGCCCGTCGTCTCCAACCTGACCGGATCGCTGGCCGACGAGCTGACCTCGCCCGACTACTGGGTGCGCCACGTGCGCGAGGCCGTCCGCTTCCACGACGGCGTGCGCACCCTGGCCGCCGAGGGCGTCACCCGGCTGCTGGAGGTGGGCCCCGACTCGGTGCTCACCGGCATGTCCCAGGACATCGTGGCCGAGGTGGTCGCCACCCAGCGCCGCGACCAGGGCGAGGCCAAGACGCTGCTGACGGCGCTCGGCCGACTGCACGTCAGCGGCCTGAGCCCCGACTGGTCCGCGCTGTTCACCGGCGCCCGCGTGGTGGACCTGCCCACCTACCCCTTCCGGCGCGACCGGCACTGGGAGAACGCCCCGGCCATCACGGCGGCCGCCGCCCCGGCCCGCGGCGGCGACGAGGGCGGCGAGTTCTGGGACCTGGTCCGCGAGCAGGACGTGGCCGCGGTCGCCGCCACCCTCGGCGTGGACGACCAGGCCCCGGTGGCCGCGCTGATCCCGGCACTGGCCTCCTGGTACGACCAGCGCCAGGCCAACTCCACCGTGGACGGCTGGCGTTACCGCATCGGCTGGCGGATGCTGCCCGGCTCCGAGGACCGGGCCGCCGCCTTCCGCTGGCTGGCCGTGGTCTCCGAGCCACTGGCCCAGGACCCGTGGGTCGAGGCCGCGCTGAGCGCGCTGCGCGAGCGCGGCCACCAGGTCGAGCTGCTCGCCGTACCCGCCGCCGCGCAGCAGCGCACCGCCCTGGCCGAACTGCTCGACGGCCACGGCGCGGTGGACGGCGTGCTCTCCCTGCTGGCGCTCGACACCGAGGCCGCCGTGACCGCCGCGCTGATCCAGGCGCTCGGCGACGCCGGGATCGAGGCCAGGCTGTGGGCCGTCACCCGGGACGCGATGGCCCACGAGTCCTCGGCCCGCCCGAGCGGCTTCGGCCAGGCCGAGGTCTGGGGCCTGGGCCGGGTGGCCGCACTGGAGCACCCCGAGCGCTGGGGCGGCCTGCTCGACCTGCCCGCCGAGCTCGGCCCGCTCACCCTGGCCCGACTCGCCACCGCGCTGACCGCCTACGGCGACGAGGACCAGCTGGTACTGCGCGAGTCCGGCCTGTTCGCCCGCCGCCTGGAGCACGCGCCGGTACGGCCCGGCACCCCGTGGCAGCCCACCGGCACGGTGCTGGTCACCGGTGCCACCGGCGCGGTCGGCGCCCGGGTCGCGAACTGGCTGGCCGAGCAGGGCGCGGAGCACCTGCTGCTCACCAGCCGCCGCGGCGAGGCGGCGCCCGGCGCCGCCGAACTGCAGCAGGAGCTGGCCGCGACCGGCACCAAGGTCACCTTCGCCGCCTGCGACGCCGCCGACCGCGAGAGCCTGGCCGCGCTGCTGGCCACCGTCCCGGCCGAGCAGCCGCTGACCGCCGTGATCCACCTGGCCGGTGTGCTGGACGACGGAGTGCTGGACGCGCTCACCCCCGAGCGCTTCGCCACGGTGCTGCGGCCCAAGGCGCAGGCGGCCTTGAACCTGCACGAGCTCACCGCGGATCTCGACCTGTCGGCGTTCATCCTCTTCTCCTCGCTCACCGCCACCGTCGGCGGCGCCGGTCAGGCCAACTACGCGGCCGCCAACGCCTTCCTGGACGCGCTGGCCGAGTACCGGCGCGGCCAGGGCCTGGCGGCCTCCTCGATCGCCTGGGGCCTGTGGGGCGGTGGCGGCATGGCCGACCACGGCGCCGTGCGCGACGCGGGCCGCAGCCTGGGCATCTCGGCGATGAACCCCGACCAGGCGCTGACCGCGCTGCGCCGGGCGCTGGAGAGCGGCGAGGCCACGCTGACCGTGGCCGACGTGGACTGGACCCGGTTCGCGCCCGCCTTCGGCGCCGCCCGGCCCAGCCCGCTGCTGGCCGACCTGCCCGAGGTCCAGGGCCTGGCGGCGTCCGGCGGCGCCGACAACGCGGTCCCCGACGGCTTCGCCCAGAAGCTGGCCGGGCTGACCGGCGGCGAGCGCAAGCGCGCCCTGGTGGACCTGGTCTGCACCCAGGCCGCCACCGTGCTCGGCTACGGCGCGGTCGGCGGCATCGAGCCCAGCACCGCCTTCCGCGACCTCGGCTTCGACTCGCTGACCTCGGTGGACCTGCGCAACCGGCTCAGCACCGCCGCCGGGGTCTCCCTGCCGGCCACGCTGATCTTCGACTACGCGACGCCCGCCGCGCTGGCCGAGCACCTCGGCACCGAACTGGGCGAGGGCGACGGCGGCTCCTCGGCCGACTCACTGCTGGCCGAACTCGACCGACTGGAGGCCGCGTTCGGCGCCCTGAAGGTCGAGGAGATCGAGCAGGGCCGGTTCACCGCCCGCCTCCAGACGATGCTCAACGGGCTGACCGAGACCCTGTCCGCCGCCGGCGGCGAGTCGGTCGCGGGAAGGCTGGAGAACGCCTCCGCCGACGACATCTTCGCCTTCATCGACAACGAGCTCGGCACGGCGTGA